From a region of the Impatiens glandulifera chromosome 4, dImpGla2.1, whole genome shotgun sequence genome:
- the LOC124934198 gene encoding phenylacetaldehyde reductase, which yields MEINGNKNIKLPICVTGANGFIGTWLIHTLLEQGYELIHASIFPGSNASHLLSLPNASGRIFIHEADILDSTAVAKVIEQCSGGGVFHVASPCSLEEPTDPQRELLIPAVQGTLNILSAAKLFGVKRVVVTSSISALVPNPNWPKDKVFDESSWTDLDYCESRQKWYPISKTKAEKAAWEFAEKHELDMVTIHPSTCLGPLLQPGLNASSAVLQQLLLGTKDSQEYHWLGAVHVKDVAKAQLLLFETPSAQGRYLCTNGIYQFGHFAETVSRLFPEFPVHRFIGETQPGLVECKDAAKRLIDLGLIFTPIEDAVREAVESLKNNALL from the exons ATGGAAATCAATGGAAACAAGAATATCAAACTTCCAATCTGTGTAACCGGAGCTAACGGTTTCATCGGTACATGGCTAATCCATACTCTTCTCGAACAAGGTTACGAACTCATACACGCCTCCATCTTCCCCGGTTCAAACGCCTCTCACCTTCTCTCCCTCCCAAATGCCTCCGGTCGCATCTTCATTCACGAAGCCGATATCCTAGACTCAACGGCAGTCGCAAAAGTCATCGAACAATGCTCAGGCGGCGGCGTGTTTCACGTAGCATCTCCTTGTTCACTCGAGGAACCGACTGATCCGCAGAGAGAACTGTTGATTCCCGCTGTTCAAGGAACTCTGAACATCCTTTCCGCAGCTAAGTTGTTCGGCGTGAAACGCGTGGTTGTTACTTCCTCGATCTCCGCTTTAGTACCGAATCCTAATTGGCCTAAGGATAAAGTCTTTGACGAATCATCTTGGACTGATTTAGATTACTGCGAATCTCGCCAG AAATGGTATCCTATCTCGAAAACGAAGGCTGAGAAAGCTGCTTGGGAGTTTGCTGAGAAACATGAATTAGATATGGTAACGATTCATCCATCAACATGTCTTGGTCCGCTTTTGCAGCCTGGTTTGAATGCTAGTTCAGCCGTTTTACAACAGCTGCTGCTTGGAACCAAAGACAGTCAGGAATACCATTGGCTTGGAGCTGTTCACGTTAAAGATGTAGCGAAAGCTCAATTGTTGTTGTTTGAAACGCCGTCTGCACAAGGAAGATACCTATGCACTAATGGCATCTATCAGTTTGGTCACTTTGCTGAGACAGTTTCTAGATTGTTTCCTGAGTTTCCTGTACACAG GTTCATAGGAGAGACACAACCAGGTTTGGTGGAATGCAAAGATGCTGCAAAGAGATTGATTGATCTAGGACTAATCTTTACACCAATTGAAGATGCTGTCAGGGAAGCTGTAGAAAGCCTTAAGAACAATGCACTTCTTTGA
- the LOC124933556 gene encoding uncharacterized protein LOC124933556: MHYRRRFYRSLLEGYELGVPNPAKINVLDAMNLAISAWTMDVRANTIANCFRHCKLRSTDNMTFENSDEGGESTQELKNLIKELGYRNAMDVEDVLTYPKENVVAQLLTDE; the protein is encoded by the coding sequence ATGCATTATCGTCGTCGATTTTATAGAAGTCTTTTGGAGGGTTATGAATTAGGGGTTCCAAATCCAGCAAAAATAAATGTGTTAGATGCAATGAATCTTGCAATTTCAGCATGGACTATGGATGTTCGTGCAAATACAATTGCAAACTGCTTTCGTCATTGTAAACTTCGATCAACAGATAATATGACTTTTGAGAACTCAGATGAAGGTGGTGAAAGCACTCAAGAACTCAAGAATTTGATCAAAGAGTTGGGTTATCGCAATGCAATGGATGTCGAAGATGTTCTGACTTACCCAAAAGAAAATGTAGTTGCACAGTTGTTGACTgatgaataa
- the LOC124934199 gene encoding START domain-containing protein 10, whose amino-acid sequence MNNCSAPCSRSWSISEDSLRRYVFYASENCIQELLYASDSNRFGNGSDGWKVITLENGVEISKRRSGSLHTFRSRWLLRSVCPQQFNSVANAIDAAKQWDSDLVEANYIKDLQDNLSIISLRFGENAKPLFRNREFIVYERRETMDDGTLVVAVASLPKEMAAGLHPKQSKSIRGFLLQSGWVVEKLEDESCMVTYVVQMDPAGWLPKCFVNTRLVMIIENLRKVVALGQDSPISNNSVTESSSSSSSTKL is encoded by the exons ATGAACAATTGTTCAGCTCCTTGCAGTAGATCCTG GTCGATAAGTGAGGATTCGTTGAGGAGATACGTATTCTATGCGAGTGAGAACTGTATTCAGGAATTACTCTACGCATCCGACTCCAACAGATTTGGAAATGGAAGCGATGGTTGGAAAGTGATAACGCTTGAGAATGGAGTGGAGATTTCGAAGCGAAGGTCAGGATCGCTTCATACTTTTCGAAGCAGATGGCTTCTAAGATCAGTCTGTCCTCAACAATTCAACAGTGTAGCTAATGCCATTGATGCTGCAAAG CAATGGGATTCTGATTTGGTGGAAGCTAATTACATAAAAGATTTACAAGATAATCTCAGCATTATTAGTTTGAGGTTTGGGGAGAACGCGAAGCCCCTTTTTCGAAACAGGGAGTTCATTGTGTATGAGAGACGCGAGACCATGGATGATGGGACTCTg GTGGTGGCAGTTGCTTCGCTGCCGAAAGAGATGGCGGCTGGTTTGCATCCAAAACAGAGTAAATCAATAAGAGGATTTCTACTACAGTCTGGATGGGTGGTGGAGAAACTTGAAGATGAATCATGCATGGTCACATATGTCGTCCAG ATGGATCCAGCTGGGTGGTTACCAAAGTGCTTTGTGAATACAAGGTTGGTAATGATAATTGAAAACCTTAGGAAGGTAGTAGCTTTGGGTCAGGATTCTCCAATTAGCAACAACAGTGTCACtgaatcatcatcatcttcttcttcaactaaGTTGTGA
- the LOC124936501 gene encoding uncharacterized protein LOC124936501: MPLYDCMLLLKPRVSNESLVDLVTHVGKHVYARNGVLGDIKSFGTIQLGYGIKKLDGRYYQAQLMQMTMMTPPSFNKELHYLNKEDRLLRWLLVKHRDVKFGLDYLVEDEDQGELSRLRSSHEDDMDDEDEDDHEEYDRAFEENNPEKA, translated from the exons ATGCCTCTGTATGACTGTATGCTGCTGCTGAAGCCCCGTGTGAGCAATGAATCTTTGGTGGATTTGGTTACCCATGTGGGTAAGCATGTTTATGCTAGAAATGGTGTCCTTGGGGATATAAAATCATTTGGAACCATTCAGTTGGGCTATGGCATTAAAAAACTTGATGGAAGATACTATCAG GCGCAATTGATGCAAATGACAATGATGACCCCACCTAGCTTCAACAAAGAGCTGCACTACCTAAACAAGGAAGACAGGTTGCTGCGTTGGCTTTTAGTTAAACACCGCGATGTCAAATTTGGCCTGGACTATTTAGTGGAAGACGAAGATCAAGGTGAACTAAGCAGGCTTAGAAGCAGCCACGAAGATGACAtggatgatgaagatgaggatgATCATGAAGAATATGATCGCgcttttgaagaaaataatccAGAGAAAGCATGA